tgaatatgacttttgcagcggaaactgtgaaataaatctattttcagaagcaaaaccactgtacaaactttattaatctctaatacaaattatcccgttggttcaaattagattagagactaaaactatacaaaaaacatcaattaaaagCTTCTGGAAATAGAAAGAACTAATTATTAGGCGTTACTGTGCAAAACTTCCTTTTCGGCCCAGCAGCGAAAACAGCCCACAGCCCGTTCCCGCGCTCGGCCCGCTTGCGCGACGCCGTCGGCCCGCTAAGGCGCTGGCCCTCCCACGCGGCTGCGTTCACAGGCCGCAGCGTGGGCCTGGGCCGCGAATGCGGCCTGCTGCCGCCTCCCGCCTGGGCCGTTTCCGGCCCGATCGATCTCGACCGCCCGTCCAAATCCGACGGTCCAGCGGCATTTTTGGCGAATCAAAACCGCCCGATGGTCGGCTCCCCCGGAAACCCTAGCGCATTCTTCTCCTCTTTCCCCCGCGAGctcccgccgtggcggcgggggggggggggggggctgtctctcccgcgcccggcgatggccggcggtggcggtggagggatGACCCTGCCGGCGCACGGCCACGGCAGCCCCctcccctttctctttcttgccTCCCCCCATTCTCCCTCTGAGCCTCCCGAAAAATCGagatccagagggccatggtgaccacggaggagggccggcgccaccgcgggtcccctcgccggcgcgcgcgtccaccgCGAGGTTGGGCGCGCTGCCGTCGAGCGGTCCTTTGGTGGTGCTgtttcacccccccccccccccgagcccCGAGCGGATGCGCCGGCGGTTCGGGTGGACCTTttccccggcgagcccgaggctcggccggcctttgccgctcgccgtcggtggacgtgcgACGGTGAAGTCGGCGACAGGTAAGCCGCCGCTTTCattctttagatctagggttagggttagggttatactttttctgtttcttttcgatctacttctttttcccgatctagaagAGCTTCTAGTGAGGTGTTTGATACCATTGTTAGTGtcgtgcctaggatctctagatgcacatctagtcaGGATCATAAATAACATGAGGGTCATGGTGTTCCTGGTGGGTGccgagagagagtgagagagataggggtaccttcacccctaggggtgggagcagcagagctgctggccatcacTGGTTCGCTTGGggaagtctgcgcaaggcagcgacgcgcagtgccgagtccggtcgccggtgaggtggcggtggtgcttcccgccgctactgcgcaaacctagatcggtaggtgtgtcggtggggcggctggctgcggcgaacctcgtgagccgagccggatcccccaccctgtttatatagcgcagcgcgacaggggcccaccacccaatgctagggtgagcacccccgatcagggcgcggatcagggtccctatgggcctttgggcccattggggaggagatcaatctaacaacTTACAAATAAAGCTAGCTAATTATTGAGCAAGAATTAACATGTGCACTCGATCGAGAGGCTACTCACCTTCGTTTCTTGGCTCTTCTCGCCGTGATGGTCGCTATTGCTTGTTGAGGGCTCGCAGCGCGTCGCTGAGGAGGCTGGCTCTGCGCCAGCTGGGTTGTCGCCGACGGTGGCATTCGATCACCAGACCGCGTGTGGAATTCGATCGACAGGTGATCGAGATGCACATCAAGCAGCTGGTAGGTCCAGGAGCAGGTTAGCTTGATCACTATACTATAATTAAGCTGCTAGCTGATCCGAGGTGTGGGATCAGCAGGGCACTAATAATCCAAGAAGAAGATGCTTGGAATATGAAGCTCGGagccttttctttgtttccaatGTGTTTAATTATTGctacacacgcacacacactgACGCAAGTTCAGTCCTAAACTAAGGTTTCCGGATCGACAGAGTTGACGACGCGTATACGCAGCTTGCCATTAACaaacttgcattgcattgcagcaACCGTCGATGTGCACTGACATGCATTAATATCATTGTACAAGATTAGTATAATTAAACACGTGTTGTACGTTGTACAACCTTAATTAATATAAGAATACATCGTGTCTGACCAGACGACCATCTACAGGAACGAGTGGGTAGTGGAAGACAAGTTTTCGGTGGACTCCAAGATTCCGTGTAACAACACGGATAGGAAACCTTTTGCAGCATGTACACGCATCCACCTAGGTGATGGAGCAAAGATTTCTTTTTGTTGCAGCATGTACACGCATCCACGTAGGTGATGGAGCAAAGACTTCTTTTTGGATAGTGCCAGCTGGGTACAAGGCCAAAGGTCAAAGGACTTGGCGTCGGGTATTTTCTTGATatcaaaaagaaagaacaggAGTCTACGGGATGCGCTTCACAACCGAACTTGGATCTGGGATATACACCACAGCAGGTTCTCTGTACAGCACTTTCGAGAATTCGTCCTTTTGTGGTAGGTTGTTCAACAGGTGGCACTGCGCCCGGGTGTCCAAGATGAAATCACTAGGAAGTTTAATGCAGATGGTAATTACTCTGCCAAATCCGCTTATGATGCACAGTTCATTGGTTCGGCATCTACCAACTTTGACGGCTTGATTTGGAAAATATGGGCTCCTAGGAGCTGCAAAACCTTCTCCTGGCTCGCAGTTCATAATCGCCTATGGACTGCTAACAGGAAGAAAAGGGGCTGGCCAAATCAAGCTACCCGCCCACTATGTCGAAGCTCACAAGAATCGGCGTTGCAcctgttcgccgagtgccgggTCACAACAAGAATCTGGGCCATGGTGGCGGAGTGGCTGTCAGCGCCAGCAATCCACCCAACAGCTTGGCAACGGGTAGATACGCTGCACCACTGGTGGCTGATGAGAGTGGGAGCAAATTCCTGCTCTAGGAGAGGCATGCGCACTTTAATCATGCTAATTACATGGACGATATGGAGAGAAAGGAATATGAGAATATTTAACGGTACGGAGTCTACTATCAACATGATCTTTGAGAGAATCAAAGACGAGGCCGTCTTGTGGATTATGGCTGGAGCGAAACATCTCTCCGCTCTTCTGACGCGATGCTGATTGCTGCTGAGTTCATTCTATTGTTTTGTTTATTGGTttagttttttcctttttgccttTTCCCAATTTTGATCGTTTGCATTTATCTAGTCTGgacttcttctttttaatataagcGGCAGCTCTTCTACctggttcgttaaaaaaaagtaGCGATAGATTACAATGATGATTGGTACTACTAGGTGCgatccatcaaaatataatACAAACTTGCTCCCTACTTTATTTAATCTACTGCACTGCACCATGTACATACTAGATTGTTACAAGCAGCCAATTCTGTCACGTGCGTGCCACTATTATTGTTCCTTTATTTACACAGGGCAGGGGTCATTTTTCATCCTTTTGAGATTGGAGCTCTAGCATCCATTTACATTTTTATATATATGCATTAGAATTTAGACCTTGGTGAATGTAGTTATGCACCAACAATGTACTCTGTCACTACGTCATCAtatgctctttttttttgttgcacacAATGGCTACTTGTTTCTTGCTTTTGCTCATGCTCGTCCCTACGCTTGGCTCTCTTTCCAGGGCTCTCAAGATTTGCCCCAACAAAGAATAATTATTGGATCGTAATGCCAACGTTAGAGTAAGCACGTCATCCCTGCCTACGTAAGTGAGGACAGAAAGAGCGACCAATGTAATGTCGGATCCTCCCTAGATTTGCACCCCACCCTTTTCCCCATTCTTTCATCATCATGCATGTTGCCGTTAGTTTGCCTGTCGTTTATATACAATTTGTATGTGCACTCCCCTTTCCACACGCAGAGCATATAAAAATCCATATGTAGCGCGTaactttgctgctgctgcttcaatTAATTTCCCTAAAGAGGCTGAGTAGTACAGCACTCGTGTACCTTCCGTGCAGATTCAATTCCACTCATGATTACTTTACTTGCTTTTGATTTCCCTCCCGGAAATGGGTATGCTTAAGGATTTGACACACCTATAATTGCCACTTCATCTTGGCCAACTATCATTAACATGCACAATCCCACAAGGTAGGTGTGGCAAAATTTCGGTTTCACCTCTTCGTTCCAAACGTACTGCACCAGTTTCAGTTTGCTTTAGTTATCACGTCAAGCTTCACCTCTCGATTCTTCAAGCATCAAGTAAATCGGCACACATGGTACATACAAAAAGGCTTTCTTCCTTTGATGAAAGGAAAACTTTCAGGTGGCGAGAAGATCAACCTAGATATATAGTGGGAGATAAAAACTAATTAGGGGATGCTTGATTTCTGTAGTCACTACCGTATGTTCTCTCATCCTGGAGCAGCGTGCGTTCACATGATAAAAAGTGAGACCGGCCTATCGGCGTCCTGCATGAGCGAAATGCCACACAAGACCTCAGGGATATAGACTGACTAGGGTTCATGCATCTACACTCAAGGATAGACCACAACAAAGCCTGGTCTGCGATGTCTAGCTAATAGCTGGTACTTGGTCAATTCAATAAAGCGTACGTGAAAATAAACAGCACAAACAACTTGCAAGTTGCATGGGCcagtacattttttttaaaaactgcAGGCCCCATATATCGTTATAGGATTATCTTAGCCTATACTCTCTCCATCCGTTATAAATTGTAtgttgttttggatttttctagaCACATAGctttgctatgtacctagatatatgttatatctagatacataagtaaaatttatgtattttaaaaaaagtcaaaacgacaaATATagtttgaaatggagggagtactatatATTCTTAGTGTACAATACTGTAGTATATAATGTACATACATTCTCCTGCATAGCTAGGTAGACACGTAGTGCGGATCGGAGCATCCTGACAGCAACCTATGTATTGATTAGAATCTTAGACATGTACTCTAGCTATCATATATAGCATACATTCCATATGCATATAATGCAATGAGAAATTATACGGTTGTTGTCAGAATGAAATTAAAATGAAGGTCCCATCTCATTTGCCAGTTATCTTTCGATTCCACAggtgtgatttttttaatttgagaGGCCAAAAGACCAATTCATGTAGAGTATTTAAGATTTGAGTGTTTGAAGTGCTCAAACACACATATAATTTATGTTGATGTACCATACCTTTTGCATTGGAATTAAGTTTGTTTGTTCGTTAGTGCGCAATAGTGGTCGTGGAATATATGTTATGAAATACGTAGATGAGAGTATTTGCCAATGAAGGAGCCTGCCGTAGTCCAGTCCTGATTCTTGGCCTAAAAATCCATGGGAACTCAGGAATGATGCTTGATtttgacattttttttaatGGTAACAGACGTTtggaattttaaaaaaattggacaGCTCGATATACATTCCAATAGTTAAGTATCGATCTTACAACTATTGTTTCCGCATGTTTCACAGTGAATGTTGCAtaaaacatagtgttcatgttgcggcgggaattttctatcccaaaGTTGAATGATGTAGTCATTTTTTCGCATATATTTCAATgttgcaattatagattttcgATATTGCATATGTTTTGTTTGATGTTGCAATGGAGCGTCCAATGGGAAAATTCCCATCGGACGTCCATGCGGTAGCAGtacttttttaaaagaaattggCAAGAACTATGCCTTTCATTAATATACGAAAATAGAATTAATGTTTGATTTTTGACATCAGATGGTGTTTGTCATGCTTACGTGCGGTCAAAGTTGCAACTCCAATAATCAAAAGCCAACGCGCGCGGATCCCTCACTAGATTTCCTTTCCCCTCGGTCCTTTCCCTCTTCTACCAGCTACTTTAATTTACTTGTCGTCCAATATATATAGGATCAGCAGCCAGCACTTGTTTTCCACACGCGATGTGCACACATATATGATGACTACCTCTCGCGTAATCCTATAGTTTCTCGTTATCTTAAAACAAATATAAACTagctttcataaaaaaaaacccTAAGTTTTGTTAAATTTTAGCTAGTAGACCTTGAAGCTGGTGCACAGGACAAAAAGCTCCGGATCATCGAGAAGGCCATCTCCAGCTGATGCTTCCTCTATCTGCGCCACGTCCCCTGCAGAATATTGATCCCAGGACTCGCCGGATCGAGATGCATCGAAAGGGAGAGCAGAAATCTCGAGTGGAGGCGGCAGCAGCACTGGCGGTTGTTCTTGCTTGATATTATTCATGGCGGCGCCGGCATGGCCATTATTTCGAGAACTGATTATTGTTACTCCCTCGCTGCTGTTGCAGCAACCTATTAGTGCAAGATCGTTACTACTGCCGCTGTTATTGGcagctgtggtggtggtgaagTTCTTGCAAGTGTGGCCGTTGTTGTAGGTGACTTGGAACATGGGAGGGTCACTGTTACAGTCCTTCTGCTGGACGTGCTTTGTTGCCAGGCAACCTGTGTCGTCCTTGTAGGTGCACCTGAAGTAGCTCCTGGTGTAGCTGGTGCCGTTGATCTTCTTCTCGCCGTATTTCCTCCACCCGTAGCCATCCTCGTAAGGCACGGTGGTAAAGTTGACCCATGAtgattttttgccttccatcaTCACCGATGATCTGGCAAATATATACTGTAGTAGTCAGTAAAGAGGCCAGTTACACATGAAAATCGAACAATGTTAAGTTAGGAAGAATTATAAACATGGCTAGTCGATCGATCGGGCGGCACACACCTTCTTCTCTTGCCGCTTCTTGCCGTGCTGGTCACTATTGCTTGGGAGTCGGCAGATGCTGGTCTGGGCGGTGAGATTTGAGGCTCTGCAGCTTTGACGATTCTTGGTGTGACtgaaccagcagcagcaggatgtTGCTTCATGACGGAGAGCGCGAGGTTGAGGGCTCGCAGCGCGTCGCTGAGGAGGTTGTGCGCCAGCTGGGTCGTCGGCTGATGATGATGCGAGGAGGAGtagtggaggaggagagggtgCTGGATCTTGATGCGCTCGTAC
This portion of the Setaria viridis chromosome 7, Setaria_viridis_v4.0, whole genome shotgun sequence genome encodes:
- the LOC117865642 gene encoding uncharacterized protein: MGEGAVREVAQVYERIKIQHPLLLHYSSSHHHQPTTQLAHNLLSDALRALNLALSVMKQHPAAAGSVTPRIVKAAEPQISPPRPASADSQAIVTSTARSGKRRRSSVMMEGKKSSWVNFTTVPYEDGYGWRKYGEKKINGTSYTRSYFRCTYKDDTGCLATKHVQQKDCNSDPPMFQVTYNNGHTCKNFTTTTAANNSGSSNDLALIGCCNSSEGVTIISSRNNGHAGAAMNNIKQEQPPVLLPPPLEISALPFDASRSGESWDQYSAGDVAQIEEASAGDGLLDDPELFVLCTSFKVY